One window of Centropristis striata isolate RG_2023a ecotype Rhode Island chromosome 23, C.striata_1.0, whole genome shotgun sequence genomic DNA carries:
- the LOC131962455 gene encoding homeodomain-interacting protein kinase 1-like, which translates to MERNKPLVNTISDNYKILKVLGQGCFGQVVHCFKQDTKEHVAVKVLKLRNQQHGNQRELHILKKLRCLDPEKNNIVRCLEWFCRIDRTFMVFEMLDMSILDYMRLTNFAPLPLHGIRTIIKDVVTALTALKGFGLIHTDLKLDNIMLVDHRRQPFRVKLIDFGLTLEKPEVHPGLGVQPLWNRAPEVIVGFPFSEAIDIWSLGTVMAELLLGFPLFPGQYEYQVLSFIIDLLGDLPKRILDGGLNTSTYFNARHKYLAFLYWELMKSFHYEAVTGHKMVDRRKYKFSSLDDLKTSSQHTANSAEAADRKDCVELLKEMLKMDPKKRITPSEILQHPFILGSYPRPTSLSSSIAAWQNQSVSMKNTAETKTNDIKEHLLSNDNIC; encoded by the exons ATGGAAAGGAATAAACCACTGGTAAACACAATCTCAGACAACTACAAGATCCTGAAAGTTCTGGGACAGGGCTGCTTCGGACAAGTCGTCCACTGTttcaaacaggacacaaaagAGCATGTAGCTGTGAAGGTGTTAAAACTAAGAAATCAGCAACATGGAAACCAGAGAGAG CTGCACATACTGAAAAAGCTCAGATGTTTGGACCCTGAGAAGAACAACATTGTCAGATGCCTTGAATGGTTCTGCAGGATCGACCGGACCTTCATGGTCTTTGAAATGCTGGACATGAGCATCCTGGATTACATGCGGCTGACAAACTTTGCTCCTCTTCCCCTACACGGAATAAGGACCATCATCAAAGAT GTGGTGACGGCATTAACTGCGCTGAAGGGATTTGGACTGATCCACACAGACTTGAAATTGGACAACATCATGCTGGTGGACCATCGGAGACAGCCATTCAGAGTGAAGCTAATTGACTTTGGCTTAACTCTTGAGAAACCTGAAGTCCATCCTGGACTTGGTGTTCAGCCTCTTTGGAACAG GGCTCCTGAAGTCATTGTGGGCTTCCCATTCAGTGAGGCCATCGACATTTGGTCTCTTGGCACAGTGATGGCAGAGCTTCTCCTCGGCTTTCCACTTTTCCCGGGGCAATATGAGTATCAGGTG CTGAGTTTCATCATCGACCTCCTGGGTGATCTTCCGAAGAGAATTCTGGATGGAGGATTAAATACATCAACGTACTTCAATGCGAGACACAAGTACTTAGCGTTTTTGTACTGGGAACTCATG aAGTCATTTCACTACGAGGCTGTGACGGGACACAAGATGGTGGATAGGAGGAAGTACAAGTTTTCCTCTCTGGATGATTTGAAAACA tcgAGCCAGCACACAGCAAACAGCGCAGAGGCTGCTGATAGGAAGGATTGTGTTGAGCTGTTAAAGGAAATGCTTAAGATGGATCCCAAGAAAAGGATAACCCCGAGCGAAATCCTGCAGCATCCTTTCATACTGGGGAGCTACCCCAGGCCCACCAGTCT TAGCAGTAGTATTGCAGCCTGGCAGAACCAATCAGTCAGCATGAAAAACACTGCAGAGACCAAGACTAATGACAT AAAGGAGCATTTGCTCTCGAACGACAATATTTGTTAA